From the Penaeus vannamei isolate JL-2024 chromosome 37, ASM4276789v1, whole genome shotgun sequence genome, the window ATCGCAGCCGTCTGCAATGGATGAGACGTTACCCCAGGCCCTTCCTGCTGGCTGTGGGGTGGCGGGGATGAGCTTCCAGAACTTCAGCACACGCTCCTTCAGGCTCCTGCAGGCCCAGCTcccagaggaggcagggggggcagaagggggagagaagactgCAGGAGGCAAAGGTGGTGCAGGAGGAACGCACACGGACTGGATGGAGCCATCAGAAGCATCGGAGTCTGCAGCGACAGAGCCAGATGTCACTGTCATTCTGCGAGGTAGAGTATTGGCCTCGGCTCAGGTCAGCTTGGTTACTGGAGCCTGAAAGCTTACTGGAAGTAACTCCTCAAATGATtaggtattgtcattattcattattattagtattgatgatattttcttcaatattatcatctggaatattattatttgtattagtagaaaaacatacataaaaataggTTTATTGTGCAAAGTACATTTCTCTCCCATTGTATTAACACTTGTTATTAATTTTTTGCATATTGATTTTATCAGTTTATGCATTTACTTCCTTTGTCACTACATTATATATGACTACATAAAATCATTTGAGGTGTACCTACATACTTGAAAATTTGTTTCAAATTCAGGAAAAGTTTTGAAAgaaatctttttctttcacttctttctcattatccttctcccttttttttcttcttccagtcATGAAGGGGTTGAGTAGGAATACCTATGTGACGTCATCTCTTTTCCCCCATTCCTAGAATTTTtgtgaaaaaatatttattttccaatacgcttgatattaataatgtttttattttgataagaattttattgataatagcaagcatatattttttttccatgaagGTAATAGTATTGAGGAAGACATCAGCAGATTTTAAAAACTTGAGTAGAATTACAAAGCTCAGCATTATATACCGGaactttcctctttccatcttggcatttattaatttgtttccaTCAGGTGTCATTGCATATGTCGAGGTGCGGATGGGCAGCGACAACAGGTCGCAGGTCATCAAGGAGCAGCTGAAGGTCCTAGGGGCAGAAGTGAGGGACAGGCTGAGCCCAGACACCACACATGTAATTTTCAAGGATGGATCCAAGGTAGGGATGGatagaatggaggggagggagggagtgaaggagaggggaggacagaaGGCTGAAAAGAGGTGAGGAAataaaggttaggttagatgagagaGGATAAATTCCATTCTGATTTGTGTTTCAAGGAGATTACAAGCACCAACATTTGATTAGAAAGAGACTGATGGGCATCCTAACTTCCTACCCAATCCCAACAGGCAACTTTCAACCGTGCCCAGAAACGTGGACTGCACCTTGTTTCCTCACTGTGGCTGGAGGCATGCAGGGAAAAGCTGCAACGTGTGCCCGAGGCCCTCTACCCCAGTTGCTCCATCGACACCTACAATACGCCATTCTTCCTGGCCAAGAAGCTCCGGGTCAGTCTGTGAATTAGATGGTTGTTTGTGGGAAAGGGTTGGTCATGAGGAATGTGGAGAACAGGAGTGTTTGTGATGCATGTATGTACTCATATTAagaaggggggttgtgtgtaggtgtttgtgaggTAAGTGGTTgctaggtgtgggtgtgggtgtggattttTTCATAGGTGTTTGTGGGTATGAATTAAAAGGTTTGAGTCTGTGCTCACATCTGCCCATGTGGGCATGGTACAGTCCATTCAATCTAGATAGAATAGCAGCTATACCCTCTTGTGTTAGCATCAAAGACGAATGTCGATGTAAAGCAATAACTTGATGTCTTGCTCATAAACTGATACCATCGCATGATAGCATTTACTACCTAGTAAGAAGCACTTTCTTGCCTTTAATTCTGTTGCAATTTTCATTGCACAAATATTCCTATATACAATTGAGAAAGTGCTTGTAgggcagaaaatatatatatttcagttaaGGATAGGCTAAAGTTAAGAAATAAGAACAAGTAGCTGAAAGGAAAGGAATATTAATAGAACTTTTTACACATCACTCAATTTTAAAGTCAGTTTGAGAATAAAGTATATCTTCTTAAATgaaagattatcataatttagAGGGTCATCACAAACTTAAAGCAGAAACAGTTTTCTTTGTGCTAGAATTTGATACAAGCTTCATGCACCCCAACTCCTGTCACAATCACTGATCGGCTGAGTGTGTGACGGGTGGCAGGAAACCGAGGCACCACAGCTAACCTTGTTTTCACAGAAATAGAATTTATAACAATATTTTAGACTCTGATCATATTCGCTGGTATCATTGTGTTTAATGGTGCATGAGAAAAGTGGCAATGAAGATGTAAACTGTGAAGTAGATGCTGTTATTGAAATTATGAGTAGTATTTTGTCATTAATTATCAAACATGATACAGCCCAGCTAGCTTTTCCACTACTTACGTTTGAATGAACAGCAACTCAGACTGTAATTAAAACTCTCCAATCACATATGCCACAACTTATGTAATCAGTAGTGTATGAGAAATGTTATCAGTTAATGAAAACTAAgcatgaaaaaaacaaatactcATATTAAGAGTCAaacattcatattcattatcaattgTGACACAGCCTGGCCAGCCGGGCTGTATCCCACACTAGGAGGGAGCGGAAGATCCTGTATATCCAAACTGAATGCACAAAGCCGATGTTAATGTGTATAATGGGAAAGTTGATAGTTTATCATAAAATCATcccccctcacacgcacacgcacacacacacacacacacacacacacacacacacacacacacacacacacacacacacacacacacacacacacacacacacacacacacgcagaccccccttccccctatataTATACTGGTCAATTCTCCCAAACAGAAGCTCAAGTCAATGCAGCCAAAGGAGTTCTCTGAGGAGGAGCGCATTGCCAGCGAGAAGGCGCTGCGGAAGATGAAGGTGGTTGAGCGGTCTCCCGTGGCCAAGAAGAATCTCAAGTTCTTCACTCCCCCGCCTGTCATGCCTGCCATTGAGGAGGTGATTCTCTCGcatttagtgttatcattgtttttatgatgatgatgatgaagattattgttatattatgtaatatattttgatttttatgtttataaaagATATGCCCctcatatctttatgtatgtctgtgtataaatgtgtttgtatgtatgtttatatatatatatatatatatatatatatatatatatatatatatatatatatatatatatatatatatatatatatatatatatatatatgtgtgtgtgtgtgtgtgtgtgtgtgtgtgtgtgtgtgtgtgtgtgtgtgtgtgtatgtatatatatagatacatacatacatatatatatatatatatatatatatatatatatatatatatatatatatacatttatttatttttatttttatttttatttatatatatatatatatatatatatatatatatatatatatatatatatatatatgttatatatttacactctcctcctctccccctctcctccccagaaCAAGGACTCCCCCTTGTTTGGGATCAGCCACCTCCTGACCCCAAAGGGACAGCGCAGAAGCGGCAGCGGCAGCACTAGTGACCctgagacggaagaggaggagggagtaagagggtcCCCTGAGAAGTATATGACCCCATTGGTCAAACGACTCTACAATAGGTAACCCTTTGTTCTTCCTGTGATaaggttctctctttctttctttctctctctctctctctctctctctctctctctctctctctctctctctctctctctctctctctctctctctctctctctctctctctctctctctctctctctctctctctctctctctgtaactttgTAGGGAGTATTATCCCACAAAATCTACCATCAGTATAATGTTGTGAGGAAGACTTGTCGCCACCTGGACGGCACTGGTTTGGTTCTTGGTGTTAGAGTTAAAGTCATCACAGAATTATAATTTATTACAGCAGGAGGGTGGTAGCTGGAGTACAGAGGATAGGCGTGGGCGAGGTGCTCTGGGAAAAGCAGGATGTCTTGCCAAGCTGGTGATGGCCTGTCACGACTTCTCATTAATTGCTAAGAACAAATTTTGTTTGGGAAACACAAGAGAATTTGAATGAACACAAATTTAGAAACATATGATCACTTGACCGTTTATGGTGAAGAAACAAGGGGTACTTTATATGCATCTTTAACTGAGAAGAGAATTATGTTGTTTACAAGACTAAAAGCTTCATAATAAGGAGACGGAATTGATGAGTAATCATAAAACGTAAAGACATTTGAAACATCGGTAAAGAGAGTGATTTCGTAGATAGTGCTGTTCACAAGAAAATGGAAACCATAAATCTTTCGtaagtatgtctatgtgtatgctcCCATAAAGTTATTTTGGTCACACAGTTCAGTTGGACGAGGACACTGGATATGTCTTTACAACCCAAAACTTTATGGTAAGTAGAATATTGGTGAACAAGCAAGTAGAGTATTTACaaggataatgattacaatagcaGTGATACAGAAAAAGCATAAATGAGGAACAATTTGAGTATAAATGAGACCTAATTATACAAATGTTTGCAAGCAGTAAAGGTTGGATTGGTATGTTCTAAGGTCTCTTTGTCATTGTCACAGTTGTTGACATATACGAGTTGGCAGAGGACAATTGAATTGCTGTAAAACAAGACGCAGATGGCTTTTCTGGTTTGCGAGTTGATGGAGATCACGAGAATAGGGCactacactcactctctccctccctctccctctctctctcattctcttttgcttttcctcactatgtcgctctttcactctcttgctttcctgttatatgtaattacattttataatgattttctttttgttattattttctctatatctatatgattatcctgatttattttttacattgaaattattttgttaatttatccatttttaaaaattaatgtaCTTATACTGTTTAgtgttattaattatttattactatttgttaCCTGTCTCACACTCTAGATTCGTCTCTCCAAGAACGGATTCTGTGCAGAGGAAGAGGGTGCCTGTGGGTCAAGAGAGTCCCCTGTGCTCAACTGACCCCAAAAGGAGACTCAAATGCTCATCCGAAGATTCCTCCTCGGATACTGGGGTGGAGGGAAGCTGTGGGGGAGGGAAAAGCATGCAGCAGGATGCAGTATCAaggacaacaacagcagtagctgTGAGAGGAATGGATACTGAGAAAGATGGGACGAAGAGtggcttggaggaggaggaggaggatgggggtagtAGGAGCCCGGTGGCTGAAGAGGGCAATGATTGcaatgaggagaagagaaaaagagatagagggagagaaggagaaccaagagagagaagatgtggagagggggaagacatcTCTGAGAACGAGGGGAGTTTGAGAGCTGGCAACTCCTCCAAAGGCAGTGAGAGCCTAGCCCTGTTGCTCTCTGACTCTAGTCAGGACAGGTCAGGTAGCTCAGAGGAAGCAGTTCTGGGCagcagaaggagcagcagcaggcgCAGAAAGTATGGGGATAACACACAGGATTCAGGAAGTGAAGAAAGTTGCGCTGTAAAAAAGAAATCCTCTTCACCGGGCAAAAGAGCAATATCTCTCGTAAACAATTTTGTGTCAGGAAATCTAGAAGGTACTGTTGTGGCAGGTCCAGCACATGGAGAGGTGAAGACAGAACAAGAGGGTAGCACAGAGCCAGGGGGAAATAAGATGAGACAAAGCATCTTGAAGAAGGCAGAAAGCATGGGCAAacagggaggcaaggagaagcGCAAGTCTGTCTCCATTGGTGGGGCAGACATCTTGGAAGTGGAGGTATTGCACAGCCCTGTGAGAGAGAAGGCCGTAAATCAAAGACTTCCCCCTACACTGAGCTCCCCCTCCTTTGGGGTGACCTCCTCCCAGCTCCCGTCCAGCCTCCCTGCTTCACAACTGCGTGGCCACAGGCTCTTCAACATGGACCCAGTAGCACCTTCACAGGACCTCATTGTCCCATCAACGCCTGAGGATCCCAAGAAGTTCCTGCGCAGACCCTACACGGACCTGGTGATCCGGGGCAGCAAGACACAGCGCACAGCCCTGAAGAACCAGAAGGGAGGCAGCCTGAGCAGCCTACCACTCCCCAGGAATCCTTCTCCTGGCCGGCGGGCTGCGGGCTCTTCTCAGGTCAAGAAGAGCACCCGGGGAGCCTCTACAGTACCTGTGCGCAGGTCAATGCGGCTAAATGCAGCACCTGTCAAAAAGAAGTCTGAGGATGAGGATGTCTTCATGGgttcagaggaagaggaggaattccTGGCCCGGTCCCGGATACCCCTTCTGCCACGGCCTCGCAGGTCCACAGAGGAGTTCCAGCATGCAGGCGAGCTCAAGGCCAAGGGCAAGCGGGGGCGGCGACCCAAGGGAGAcagcctgccctccctctacgTGAGCAGCGTCCATTCCAAGTACGTGACTGGCAGAGGGCAGGGGACACGGGAAAGCACTGGGGGCCTTGGCTAGGATGTTTGCTAACATTATGATTaggattgccattattattttgataatattaatcattttgatcatgttgattttgtttttgctattgtaattgtttttatttctcaatGCTATtgttaaaagtattattattactaacatttttCATCAGaagtgttattactgctattatgatAGTTAGCATGCCATTACAActctcatatttatacatatatcttttttcacTGGAGTCCTTGCAAACAGCTCTTTCTGACAGTCCTCATCTCCCTACCATTTCATTCAGTTTATTTATTATGTTCGCTAGTGCATTTACTGAacctcatatttatttatatattgcatatataattatCACACTTTCTTGCTTTACTTCTCTTGctttaatattttgattattacctATTATGAAATGTTTAAGCTTATATTTGTAATTAATGCtgattatgtatttgtgtaaCGATGTGTCAGTTGCATTTGTTAAAGTAGGGTTTACTGTGTAGTAACtgaattattcttatttatttttattattgttacgacTGTGATTATGGCCATCATCTCTCatccatctttgttattattatcccaaCTTTTGATCatcaaagttattatcatcagcagcatcatgaCTGCTAACACTGCGTGACCCACTTCCTCTGAAATCCCATGGCTGAGCTTGTACTAATGGCAATGCAGCTTAAGGAAATAGGAAAGCAGTGCAGGCTGTGCTCTTCTATGACACTCTTTTAGACAATGCAGTGCTTATGTAATACTTAATtttgtatgataattattacggaAATCCCTTATGGAATCATAGGAAAAACTGAGTGAGAGTACATGTTCCACCGTGAAAGAACTTTAATCGGTAGTTAGCTATTACATCCACATCAAAgcagaatgattttgaagattTGTTATCAAAATGTCAGTTACATgaaattgtgatcattattgaATTTAACCCTTTGGATCTGGGTGCTTCACTGCCGGCACAAGGCCCAATATCCAGGCATTAGACTTACTTGATTGGCGTGTTGTCAAGACTCCTTTCTAACTTACTGTATCAAGAATGTAGTGGAATATTTTCCTTgcgcagactccatatcatctctcataGTATATTAcaataaccattaaaaaaaaattttctctctctctttcattcatttattcattcattaagttTTCTGTAACTTACCCTGCCAATTTTTTTCACAACAGCATGTTCCAGTTACCTGGCCATCAGCcaaatttttttcatgacatgatggtcacATCACCGGGATCCAAAGCTTTAGCAGACAAAAGGTCAATTCATTATGAATACCAAACAGTAGATTAGGTATAAAATAACATTTGAGTACAATTTCAAAATACACATCCAATTTACAAAATTATTCATTCTCATCTGTTACTTCTGCACAGGCTGAAGTGAACTTTGATCATATTTCAGGCTATATAAAGGATAAGTTCCACCAAACATATTTTGAGGCTCTATAGTATGATTGATGATAGATGAAACTATTCCTGTGAGATTAATGCCATGAGTGACTTGATATGAGAGGATTTAGAAGTTGATTATTACAATTGATGCAATATAGGGATATACTTCAATTATAATGGCAGTATActatgcaatgataatgacaattgtaatagcaataacagtgataaatgaTAGAGGCTATGAATATAATTCTAAGTATCTCGTAATAACAGttctaataatattaacaacaaaaggaGGAATGATGAAAATTAACTACTTTGATAATGCAATATACTCAACAGTCCCTCCCAATAATTTGCTCGTTGTCAATGTAGGAGGGTTAGGAGACtaagactgaggcccaatgttggggatcacccctacgttgggcctcagccctcaccttaactaattttgcttggtcctttcttct encodes:
- the MCPH1 gene encoding microcephalin, translating into MKRGGKGSTRQSQDMHSVLFNQKSLTNVDSVVVPETPTNLTCARPGAAPSTSMMSVMETPENEVGCGAQGLPHTRFKAQAGGKSEVPTDSSSDRDEIDDSTVLDITPDLKLGKRRNLMSILESEDSFARSLKSQRTKNSSMLSGVQATSQQQQPEEDDFNLFAVSPVKKSRRRKSAAHVIMPFDLNDSESLTTKLRTIEEGQHRARRPVGGPGVEGPGSEKRQTAARGGRAAGRRKSLIVPLSTDSSEDDEVILNTQRKNSKPRGSHPKEGPKKNRSCSRETVQNKGGTERSTISKGSTNSGINNGIWSAQNRSSDATKIFDSEDLELTPIKTSSQEISIRNIIADLESQPSAMDETLPQALPAGCGVAGMSFQNFSTRSFRLLQAQLPEEAGGAEGGEKTAGGKGGAGGTHTDWMEPSEASESAATEPDVTVILRGVIAYVEVRMGSDNRSQVIKEQLKVLGAEVRDRLSPDTTHVIFKDGSKATFNRAQKRGLHLVSSLWLEACREKLQRVPEALYPSCSIDTYNTPFFLAKKLRKLKSMQPKEFSEEERIASEKALRKMKVVERSPVAKKNLKFFTPPPVMPAIEENKDSPLFGISHLLTPKGQRRSGSGSTSDPETEEEEGVRGSPEKYMTPLVKRLYNRFVSPRTDSVQRKRVPVGQESPLCSTDPKRRLKCSSEDSSSDTGVEGSCGGGKSMQQDAVSRTTTAVAVRGMDTEKDGTKSGLEEEEEDGGSRSPVAEEGNDCNEEKRKRDRGREGEPRERRCGEGEDISENEGSLRAGNSSKGSESLALLLSDSSQDRSGSSEEAVLGSRRSSSRRRKYGDNTQDSGSEESCAVKKKSSSPGKRAISLVNNFVSGNLEGTVVAGPAHGEVKTEQEGSTEPGGNKMRQSILKKAESMGKQGGKEKRKSVSIGGADILEVEVLHSPVREKAVNQRLPPTLSSPSFGVTSSQLPSSLPASQLRGHRLFNMDPVAPSQDLIVPSTPEDPKKFLRRPYTDLVIRGSKTQRTALKNQKGGSLSSLPLPRNPSPGRRAAGSSQVKKSTRGASTVPVRRSMRLNAAPVKKKSEDEDVFMGSEEEEEFLARSRIPLLPRPRRSTEEFQHAGELKAKGKRGRRPKGDSLPSLYVSSVHSKEKTSLLPVIMKLGGFRVTSVIDASTSHVVCGEARRTLSLLQGIARGAWVLDSSWVYESLELGRWAPEEAFELFMAFPGAKISRLQKQERGRKGNYTQTLFSGVGSIYVSEGCTPPTDQLRNLLELTGAKVVSHSRSANLAIGLPPSSSSAPSGSSGTRPLKVTHLSEKWVLDSIQHHKIQDFAEYVLSEANGGSKGSSTSSGSISLEEEEEG